In Ornithodoros turicata isolate Travis unplaced genomic scaffold, ASM3712646v1 ctg00001055.1, whole genome shotgun sequence, the DNA window TCACGTTGTGTAGACACTTCAGTTTTCCTAAAGCTATGTGAATCACTGAACATTGACGTGGGACCTCCGCTTCGTGAACTCGAAGAATGTGTTAAGAACTGTTATGTGGAGCGAGTGTTTACAAGAGCTGTGAAAATTGACCTGAAAAAGTGCAGAATGAATGACGAGAATGAGGCTTTCGCACTTTTGGGGTGTTCGGATGATTGTGCTGCAAAACTTGTACCTCAAGGTTATGAGGCAAAACATCAGGATAATTTAGAGCGTTTTGAAAAATTTGTGGTCCTTCAGGAGCCACGTGACTACGAAGCTCTCATACGAAATAATAATTACAGGGGGAAGGTAGTGCATCTGTTCCGAATCAATAAATCCGGTGAGGGACTGTTGTGGTCTAAATCAAATGGCCGTCTCAGTCACCTTCGAATGACGGGAAGTGACAATTATACTACAGAGACTTTGCTGAACGTGCCCGAGAAGGTCGTCCTCGTCACTGGCGCACCTGGTATGGGAAAGACTGTGCTGGCATCTCGGTTGTGTACACAGTTAAAAACTCAAGACAAGAAGCGGTGGGTGCTCTACGTCGACCTTCTTCAGAGAATGGCATCTGTTAAAACTGCGTCGCCTACTCTGGAATATCTAGCGGATCTGTGCCAAGTACAAAGATGTTGTCCGGAGTTCGCTTTGTTCGAGGAAAGCTTGAAGAATGGTAGTCCTTTCCAGGTCGTAGTCATGTTGGATGGCTTCGATGAAGTCAGTGAGAAATGTCGCAAGTGTGTGCTCGACCTTGTACAGTTTCTAGCTAACAAAAAAGTTTACAAGGTGTACCTTTTTACTCACACTGTGTTTAAGCCCCATGTACAAGATACCTTGCACATTGTGTCATATGACCTCGTTcctttttctgatgaaaaccAGAATGATTTCCTCACAAAATATAGGACCCAAAGAGAAACTCCAGCCACCAGGAATGACGCATTTCTGCAAAACTTCCAGCAACTGTACGGGAcactgaagaagaaaaacaagacaATCCTAGAAACCCCTCTCCTACTTCGTATGATGGCTCAGATGGAGAGCGGGGAAATTACGAAGTTGAACGATTGCTCTTCGCTGCTCAATATTGCTGACATTTCCGCTGGCGGAAGTATATACACTGTACACATTTACAAGATGTTTGTCGAGTACAAGCACCTTGTGCACAGAAAAGAAACAGTGAAGGAAGACATCCCCCGAAGTGCTGTGCGAGGGGACAACGACACCGCGAAATCTCCGTTCTACGCAAACCATGGCCTCCTCGCTATGAAGTGTATATTTCCTCAGGATGGCTTGAACACCTTATTGAGTGAAGACGAATTCGTGCAGTTAGATCCCGAAGGAAGTTCCATCAAACGCGTTGCGGACAATTCTCTCAAAGAAGGTTTTGTGAATGGAATTAACGATGGAGGAACGCCCGAGTTCGTTCATAAGACTTTCGCTGAATTTTTCGCAGCTCACTACCTTCTGGAGAAGGCAAAGATCAGACAAAAACCGAGCTTTAGGAACAAAGTCCTAGAATTGTATGGTAAAGAAGACTACGAGGGTGTAATGCTGTTGTTCGATGGACTGGCGTCGGCGTCCTATCCACTTCACTCTGCTGTAATAAACAACGACGCTTCATATTTTGAGCAACTCGTTATACAAAGAGAGGATATGTTCGAAGTCGATGAGCTCAAAAGGACGCCATTGCACGTAGCTGCCCTGCATTCTGATGAAACGGCATTGAAGAGGCTTCCAATGGATGATGAACTAATCAGGGATGATTTATTTAAAATGTCACCATTCGAGTACGTAGAACTCTTTTCCCCATGGGACGCAGAGTGGATGGAACTTCTGTGGGAAGGGTCTGTCATGAAATATTTGCCGGCTGTGACTATTTGGAATAATTATTGGACTGAGACTTCACTGGTGAGAGAGAGACTCAACGTATTCTGTGCTCAATGCAGTGAGGAAGCAGTGAGACGTTCTACCCAAAATCTGCGCAGGTGTGAAACCTTAGAGCAAAAAAGAAGTTTTCTAGAGCTAGCAATACTCACGGCTGTGAGACACGACCTACCAGGCGTCCTAGACGTGTATCTGAGCTATGTGTCCCCGAGAGAGAGTACACGAGAACTTGACAGAGACATCATGAACCAATTAGAATCACGCGAAGAACGAAGCTTGAGATATTCTGCAGAGCTTCGGGTAATTGAAGATCTCGATAATATCAGATACGGTGACAATAGAACTGTTCCTTTTTACGCAAAGTCGGAGGTTGTTTGCAGAATGCTCCTTCCTTACTGCGATATGGGAATTCTTGATGCGGATGGAAACACAATGTTGCACATTAGTGCGAAAGAAGGAAATCTGGAGACAACACAGTTTCACCTCGCACGTTTATCCGTTAACAATAGAAATAGAGACCTTAAAACTCCTTTGCACTTGAGTGGAGATACAGCGATTGTGAGGCTACTTCTTCCTCTTTATCCCTCAGTGAATGTTCTCGATTATCATCAACAAGCTCCTATGGATACATTTGCCAAGAGAGATGATTTGGAGGCCATGAAGTTGTTACTCCTTCGCACTCCGACATATGACGCACGTCAGATCAGAATGAACACAAGACTTCATGTGGCTTCTGATTCTCTTTCCCTTAAAGCTGTGACGTCTCTTCTACCTCACACAAATGTGCACGTGCTTAACTCCAAAGGAGAGACGTGCTTAGACGTTGCTTGGAAAAGTTGGATATATGAGTCGATTTCGGAGTCCAACGTTGTGAGGTGTCTCATCCCACACTCGCTCGTGAACTCACCTGAAACGTTCGGCTCATCACCGTTGTACGTCTGGGCGGAAGGCGGTGGAAGGAAAGTGATGCAAACTCTATGGCCTTATTTGCGACACAGTGACCCTATGCATGCACAGAGGATCAGCAGAAGGGATGTGCATGTGTCTCTGAACGAGGATTTCCAAAAAGAAATTTGGTGTCTGAAACTTCTCTTCCTCCATTTAGATGTTATCGCTGGTGATCCTCGTAGTCGTAAACTGCTACATGATGTGGCCGAGAGCAAGCTACGTGGGATAAAAGAAGTGAATTACACTAATTACGAGAAGCTGTTACCGCCACATGTAAATCTCAATGAGTAGGATTATGTAAAATATAGCGTAGGAAATGATGACATTGTTACAAAGATGGTTGGACATGAACAACACCGATGATCCCCACATTGACGATGTCGACACGGAAATGATCGACGACGATGGCAATACGAAGTTGCCAATAGAAGCAGAGGAAGGTAATGTGGAAGCTGTGGAACTTCGCCTCTCACATTCATCAGTGTGGTTTACAAGTGAAGGAGAGAATACTGCATTGCACTTGAGCGCGAGGAAGGGATATCCAAATGTGGTGAAGCTTCTCATTCCTTTTTATACATCAGTGGACGTGATCAATGTGCATCGAAAAACGCTGATGCGTGTCTGTGCCTCAAATGGATACCTAGATGTTGTAAAGTTATTATTACTCCGCTCTAGAATGAGTTTTCGTGACAAGTATGAAAGGGCACCTCTTCACTTGGCCTGCATAAGCGATGCCGTTGTTGATATCGTGAACTTCCTTCTTCCGCACTCATTCCCTAATATGCGCGACAGCTTGGGTTTCACGTGCTGCGCTCTTTCCGCGATAAGAAGGAATATGAATGTTCTGAGATGCCTTGTCTGAAACTTATGGTTCTCCACTCATATGTCAGTGCAGTAGATGAGTGTTTTCGTGAAACACTCTACCAATTTGGAGATCAATTCCCGCGTCTACAAGAGACTAAGAGATCAAAACTCCTGAATTATATTTCTCTCTTGCTTCCTCATACAAGTGTTTCTGCTAAGGGCGATGGAGGCAAGGAACTATTACAAGCCCTCCAAAGTAGTCAGATCCTGAATTGGATAGCTTCCTTGAGAAATGGACTCGCTTGAGTGACCTTCATTCATGATGCTGACGATTGTTGGCAACGTTGTGGTTAAGTACCATCTGGCACCGAGTAGTCAGTGGACACGAGCTCTGCAGACGATATAGCAGGTTTAATAGAGCTTTTTAATAGTGTAATAACAAGTTTTAATAAGTTTAATAGACCGATTGAACCTCGCATTCTTAAAAAAAAGTTGGTCAATGTTATACCTTTTAGAGTGGTAATGGATTGTCACCACTGTTTGTCGAAAGGTGTGTGAAGTTGAATCCATCTAGCAGTGTGGTACGGTTCAACACTGGAGATATATGGGTCGTAAGTTTACCGCCCTTGGTGTCAAATGTATATGCGCAAGTGTCAAGTGTGTATGAAATAAAGTGTTTTTTTCGCACATTGGAGAAGTCTtaattcaaattattttggaGCTCTCGCTCACTTCGCTCCAGAATTATGTAAAGTAACTATTGTCGATCGAAACACACGCGCGAGACACTCGTACTTTTATTACGACCGAATAATTGTACGGCTTCCAAAATGTTTCTCCAGTTATGATTGCAGATTATAGTGTAGTTACAGGTAACGGGACATATTACTTCGACGCAATCACGGTTTGTGTAAAGGATCCACGACTGACTCAAAAATGCCCGTCACAAATTGGATTTGTGTGCGTGTGATTAAATGATTACATGAGTTGTCTTTGAAGTAACGTTTCCAGTTAGATGTCATCAAGAGATGCAGAAAGGTAGAAAATTCAGTAACTGGTAAAGAAATAtatatctatttatttatttatttatttatttattcagagaGCTCTGCAGCGTCGTAAGGCATTACAGCAGAGGAGGAGCGTTACTTCTAATATTTACGTAATACAATAGTGAAGCTATTTGCATCATTCTCAGCAGGTCAAACACGCAgtattaaagaaaaaaacgcaaGAAAGAATAACAAAAACTAAGAATCAATGCATAAGAGACCTAACATTGACCATAAATAAAGAGTTATGGGCGGCATTAACAGCTTCTTGGGGCAGAGAATTCCACTCTGGAATGGTAGAACAAAGGTAAGATTGCCCAAAACACTCGTTGAAAAACTGAGTGGTTCAATCTTTTTAGAGTGTTCCATCCTGGACGATACATACACAGGtggcagaagaaaatcattCTTATTCAGTCCAGTCTCTCCGCTATGAATATCGTTCAGCAGCGATTATGTCGCCTTCTATTTTTTTAAGTTGTCCCACCCAGTGGTTCACCCAGTGGCTGCAGTGGTAGTACGCGTGGACACACAATCaaaactcgcagacgacggtggttcttttCCGTGGCCACCACCGCGGAAAACACGTTCGTGACACGTTCGGCTACTGCCGTTCAAAACATGGtcctgattggttgactgttaaTTATTAAGTCACGTcgacgagactgggaggtacccgggttcgaatcccggtgccggctgtgctatctgggaTTATTCCTGGGATTTCATCAGACGCCAcagacatatatcggcacagttcccctttaCTGTTCCAGCGTGTAGTCGGTCCCCGTGGTTTAACAATGAACTCAAGAGGCTTAGAAACAAGAAAAAGCGGCTGTTCCGCAGGGCACGTAGCAGTAACGATTCCGATCTGTGGGCTAGATATCACCACAGCGCGCATGAGTTTAAACAGTCTGTACGGTCTACAAAAACTAGGTACTTCGAAACAACATTGCCATTACTTCTTCGTACTAACCCTAAGCTGTTTTGGAATTCCGTTCGGCCTCATAATAGTCATACTGTAAACCTCACGGTCAATGATACTGCTATATCCCCTGATTTGTGCGCGTGTGTTCTTAACAATGAGTTCTCCAAGTCGTACACTGTAAGAGATCCTCAGGCTCTATTACCATCCATAAATGATTCATTCACTACAGCTTTTCCTATGGA includes these proteins:
- the LOC135376195 gene encoding uncharacterized protein LOC135376195 isoform X2; translation: MARNPLHMKRLKNALKQWSGHAAVMTSIPSNESERELHDLLQRADLLAYYDKFIEKGVDNVQRLFDSTEEEFQEFMDRVGMAVFPFHVMRFQNEVEQWTGHPVAMAPVPATKPRLSEIHHLLEPAGLLSYCEKFEEIGMDNVQQLRDFTDEEFYEVTNLIGMAGKPFHVKKLKKVLEEWTGPTGISRFISRGMASTSGFDFNMERSPQWEDLRKEMHEAIAAEDEARVLKCLDAAPGLKLWLDPVKDKSARYKAVKKKAFRIHGLLISRECGLKNRKESSCYQHLTPLERAEIRRQQYYTTECDGSYIDYLKSKSKSVTRCDDFGVRLEKMFKQLSSNELNRIILKVAARAPHLEIRFDYNSENVQGITGSCNRGDIGFTFYEEQRVFIGGRAEEAVVSGTLIHKLCHMALFLVYRNDGKPYYSDDTERKQQYKNILNNIKPMQQDMNLLIQQALKDRNGEEELIVRIPHVLVQYGCDEGQRVLEREVPELLNFFKDHVIRDMREYIHSGIPSADAEKIKEENARLQRSFNIGKLKVKFEKPLENSVWNRGSLHVLTGPEVRLLEIMVHNAVKSSGQPYLFFETSQTDWTDVLVDYKCAFVLVTVRPNTDFRLGLRFLSEVSHVTGAKVILLVEDSAKDDLLKQVEEALFNKKPLVSNVHEASLEHVANSCKTEVFEKSRVELQGRYASAFPEAMNMDTFSRCVDTSVFLKLCESLNIDVGPPLRELEECVKNCYVERVFTRAVKIDLKKCRMNDENEAFALLGCSDDCAAKLVPQGYEAKHQDNLERFEKFVVLQEPRDYEALIRNNNYRGKVVHLFRINKSGEGLLWSKSNGRLSHLRMTGSDNYTTETLLNVPEKVVLVTGAPGMGKTVLASRLCTQLKTQDKKRWVLYVDLLQRMASVKTASPTLEYLADLCQVQRCCPEFALFEESLKNGSPFQVVVMLDGFDEVSEKCRKCVLDLVQFLANKKVYKVYLFTHTVFKPHVQDTLHIVSYDLVPFSDENQNDFLTKYRTQRETPATRNDAFLQNFQQLYGTLKKKNKTILETPLLLRMMAQMESGEITKLNDCSSLLNIADISAGGSIYTVHIYKMFVEYKHLVHRKETVKEDIPRSAVRGDNDTAKSPFYANHGLLAMKCIFPQDGLNTLLSEDEFVQLDPEGSSIKRVADNSLKEGFVNGINDGGTPEFVHKTFAEFFAAHYLLEKAKIRQKPSFRNKVLELYGKEDYEGVMLLFDGLASASYPLHSAVINNDASYFEQLVIQREDMFEVDELKRTPLHVAALHSDETALKRLPMDDELIRDDLFKMSPFEYVELFSPWDAEWMELLWEGSVMKYLPAVTIWNNYWTETSLVRERLNVFCAQCSEEAVRRSTQNLRRCETLEQKRSFLELAILTAVRHDLPGVLDVYLSYVSPRESTRELDRDIMNQLESREERSLRYSAELRVIEDLDNIRYGDNRTVPFYAKSEVVCRMLLPYCDMGILDADGNTMLHISAKEGNLETTQFHLARLSVNNRNRDLKTPLHLSGDTAIVRLLLPLYPSVNVLDYHQQAPMDTFAKRDDLEAMKLLLLRTPTYDARQIRMNTRLHVASDSLSLKAVTSLLPHTNVHVLNSKGETCLDVAWKSWIYESISESNVVRCLIPHSLVNSPETFGSSPLYVWAEGGGRKVMQTLWPYLRHSDPMHAQRISRRDVHVSLNEDFQKEIWCLKLLFLHLDVIAGDPRSRKLLHDVAESKLRGIKEVNYTNYEKLLPPHVNLNE
- the LOC135376195 gene encoding uncharacterized protein LOC135376195 isoform X1, coding for MTTVTTNKSELELHKLLERADLLSYYYKFIEIGGDNVQQLFDSTAEDFQEVIDLVDMARKPYHVKRLKKALGQWTGQSAVMTSIPSNESERELHDLLQRADLLAYYDKFIEKGVDNVQRLFDSTEEEFQEFMDRVGMAVFPFHVMRFQNEVEQWTGHPVAMAPVPATKPRLSEIHHLLEPAGLLSYCEKFEEIGMDNVQQLRDFTDEEFYEVTNLIGMAGKPFHVKKLKKVLEEWTGPTGISRFISRGMASTSGFDFNMERSPQWEDLRKEMHEAIAAEDEARVLKCLDAAPGLKLWLDPVKDKSARYKAVKKKAFRIHGLLISRECGLKNRKESSCYQHLTPLERAEIRRQQYYTTECDGSYIDYLKSKSKSVTRCDDFGVRLEKMFKQLSSNELNRIILKVAARAPHLEIRFDYNSENVQGITGSCNRGDIGFTFYEEQRVFIGGRAEEAVVSGTLIHKLCHMALFLVYRNDGKPYYSDDTERKQQYKNILNNIKPMQQDMNLLIQQALKDRNGEEELIVRIPHVLVQYGCDEGQRVLEREVPELLNFFKDHVIRDMREYIHSGIPSADAEKIKEENARLQRSFNIGKLKVKFEKPLENSVWNRGSLHVLTGPEVRLLEIMVHNAVKSSGQPYLFFETSQTDWTDVLVDYKCAFVLVTVRPNTDFRLGLRFLSEVSHVTGAKVILLVEDSAKDDLLKQVEEALFNKKPLVSNVHEASLEHVANSCKTEVFEKSRVELQGRYASAFPEAMNMDTFSRCVDTSVFLKLCESLNIDVGPPLRELEECVKNCYVERVFTRAVKIDLKKCRMNDENEAFALLGCSDDCAAKLVPQGYEAKHQDNLERFEKFVVLQEPRDYEALIRNNNYRGKVVHLFRINKSGEGLLWSKSNGRLSHLRMTGSDNYTTETLLNVPEKVVLVTGAPGMGKTVLASRLCTQLKTQDKKRWVLYVDLLQRMASVKTASPTLEYLADLCQVQRCCPEFALFEESLKNGSPFQVVVMLDGFDEVSEKCRKCVLDLVQFLANKKVYKVYLFTHTVFKPHVQDTLHIVSYDLVPFSDENQNDFLTKYRTQRETPATRNDAFLQNFQQLYGTLKKKNKTILETPLLLRMMAQMESGEITKLNDCSSLLNIADISAGGSIYTVHIYKMFVEYKHLVHRKETVKEDIPRSAVRGDNDTAKSPFYANHGLLAMKCIFPQDGLNTLLSEDEFVQLDPEGSSIKRVADNSLKEGFVNGINDGGTPEFVHKTFAEFFAAHYLLEKAKIRQKPSFRNKVLELYGKEDYEGVMLLFDGLASASYPLHSAVINNDASYFEQLVIQREDMFEVDELKRTPLHVAALHSDETALKRLPMDDELIRDDLFKMSPFEYVELFSPWDAEWMELLWEGSVMKYLPAVTIWNNYWTETSLVRERLNVFCAQCSEEAVRRSTQNLRRCETLEQKRSFLELAILTAVRHDLPGVLDVYLSYVSPRESTRELDRDIMNQLESREERSLRYSAELRVIEDLDNIRYGDNRTVPFYAKSEVVCRMLLPYCDMGILDADGNTMLHISAKEGNLETTQFHLARLSVNNRNRDLKTPLHLSGDTAIVRLLLPLYPSVNVLDYHQQAPMDTFAKRDDLEAMKLLLLRTPTYDARQIRMNTRLHVASDSLSLKAVTSLLPHTNVHVLNSKGETCLDVAWKSWIYESISESNVVRCLIPHSLVNSPETFGSSPLYVWAEGGGRKVMQTLWPYLRHSDPMHAQRISRRDVHVSLNEDFQKEIWCLKLLFLHLDVIAGDPRSRKLLHDVAESKLRGIKEVNYTNYEKLLPPHVNLNE